One genomic window of Kosmotoga olearia TBF 19.5.1 includes the following:
- a CDS encoding DUF438 domain-containing protein: MSELFNKKEVLKNLIKQLHENPNENFGKIQEQFKHLIRELTPIEISQVEQELINEGTPAETIQLMCDVHLDLFKEALIEDELDVEPWHPIHILMEEHKDILNKTKALRELTNKIVNSELDEVNSKEFLKELKEFADYLSEIEKYFHKEEDVLFPYLEKHGVVQPPAIMWKEHDDIRALIKEFKKLLNSPLNEVKMKIKEVALGISELFYNHIYKEHKVLFPTALKLITDTEWKEIRKQFEELGYFAYKPIPFFLQAESQESTVDNKDGLLNLGSGYLSVEQLIAMLNTLPIDITFVDDTDTVRYFNESSDRIFIRTRAIIGRKVQNCHPQKSVHVVNKILNDFKSGKRDSADFWLKLGDKYVYIRYLAVRNEKGEYLGTLEITQDIVPIQKITGEKRIYDDLES; the protein is encoded by the coding sequence ATGAGCGAACTGTTCAATAAAAAAGAGGTGCTAAAAAATCTTATCAAACAACTTCATGAAAATCCAAATGAAAATTTTGGGAAGATCCAGGAACAATTCAAACATTTAATAAGAGAACTAACGCCAATTGAGATCTCTCAAGTAGAGCAAGAACTTATAAATGAAGGAACCCCTGCCGAAACCATACAGTTAATGTGCGACGTCCATCTCGATCTATTTAAAGAAGCACTGATAGAAGATGAGCTGGATGTGGAGCCATGGCACCCAATTCATATTCTCATGGAAGAACACAAGGATATACTCAACAAGACAAAAGCTTTAAGAGAACTCACCAACAAAATTGTAAATTCTGAACTTGATGAAGTTAATAGTAAAGAATTTCTCAAAGAACTGAAGGAGTTTGCGGATTACCTCTCTGAGATAGAAAAATATTTTCACAAAGAAGAAGACGTCCTTTTCCCTTATCTGGAGAAGCACGGCGTTGTTCAACCCCCAGCTATCATGTGGAAAGAGCATGATGATATAAGGGCACTCATCAAAGAGTTCAAAAAACTCCTTAATTCGCCCTTGAATGAGGTTAAAATGAAGATAAAGGAAGTTGCTTTGGGTATAAGCGAGCTCTTTTATAACCACATATACAAAGAACATAAAGTTCTCTTCCCGACGGCATTAAAGCTTATAACTGACACTGAATGGAAGGAAATCAGGAAGCAGTTCGAGGAGCTTGGTTATTTCGCCTACAAACCCATTCCTTTCTTCCTTCAGGCTGAGTCACAGGAGAGCACTGTTGATAACAAAGATGGCCTCTTAAACCTCGGAAGCGGTTATTTGAGTGTAGAACAACTTATAGCCATGCTCAATACCCTCCCGATAGACATTACTTTCGTGGATGATACCGACACAGTCAGATATTTCAATGAAAGCTCGGATAGGATCTTCATAAGGACAAGAGCGATCATCGGCAGAAAGGTACAGAACTGTCATCCTCAAAAGAGCGTTCATGTGGTCAACAAGATCTTGAACGACTTCAAATCCGGTAAACGTGATAGTGCCGATTTCTGGCTGAAGCTCGGCGATAAATACGTCTATATAAGATACCTCGCTGTCAGAAACGAAAAGGGCGAATATCTGGGAACACTGGAAATAACACAGGATATTGTTCCTATACAAAAGATAACAGGTGAAAAAAGAATATATGATGATCTTGAATCTTAA
- a CDS encoding Crp/Fnr family transcriptional regulator, which translates to MNPLILNLARSKLFKGLTVGELETIFREILYRIEKYKAGEFVRFRGDSCDDLLILLDGKVKTEMQDFNGKVVRIEVMDAPSLLASGFLFATDNVFPVDVITITDCSFLTIPKKSVINLCRKNEKFLLNLLQDMGDRLVFLSEKLYMLTLRTLKEKIADYILSLCKDKQCEVSVPLTKEELSQVFGVARPSLSRAFADLARDGILEMDGRKIIIKDFEKLKALIK; encoded by the coding sequence ATGAATCCACTAATTCTAAACCTTGCACGTTCAAAGCTTTTTAAAGGATTAACCGTTGGAGAACTTGAAACAATTTTTCGAGAAATTTTGTATCGTATCGAAAAGTACAAAGCCGGTGAATTTGTCCGTTTTCGTGGAGACAGTTGTGATGATCTCCTGATTCTTCTGGATGGTAAGGTTAAAACGGAGATGCAAGACTTTAATGGAAAAGTCGTCAGGATAGAAGTAATGGACGCACCAAGCCTTTTAGCTTCAGGTTTCTTATTTGCCACCGATAATGTATTTCCCGTTGACGTTATCACGATTACTGATTGTTCATTCCTGACAATACCGAAAAAATCAGTAATTAATCTTTGTAGAAAAAACGAAAAGTTTCTGTTGAATCTTCTGCAAGATATGGGGGATAGATTGGTATTTCTCTCGGAAAAACTCTATATGCTGACGTTGAGAACCCTCAAAGAGAAGATAGCTGATTATATCCTTTCGCTTTGCAAAGATAAACAATGTGAAGTATCTGTTCCTCTAACAAAAGAAGAGCTTTCACAGGTATTTGGGGTTGCAAGGCCTTCGCTTTCACGTGCTTTTGCCGATCTTGCAAGAGATGGAATTTTAGAAATGGATGGAAGGAAGATAATCATAAAGGATTTTGAAAAGTTAAAGGCCCTTATAAAATAA
- a CDS encoding Crp/Fnr family transcriptional regulator, whose amino-acid sequence MELRNIRTFDKLNEAEIKYIEKNARVVKVNENKILYSPDEVCEQVSVILKGKLRVSKLFPSGKEQILKYLQEGDTFGETLVFLKVQYPAYIIADTTAKILEIPEKVIFKLFDNKTFLVSYLESVSKKMLNLSNIIEMLSLKSIKQRVAKYLIDLYYSQGSSVINLKKTKKQIAQDIGSVREVVSRAFGDLEKAGMIKLLDKNRVKITDLKKLEEIILKS is encoded by the coding sequence ATGGAACTACGGAACATTCGTACCTTTGATAAATTGAACGAAGCTGAGATCAAATACATTGAAAAAAACGCAAGGGTGGTGAAGGTCAATGAAAATAAGATTCTGTACAGTCCCGACGAAGTATGTGAACAGGTTAGCGTAATACTGAAAGGAAAACTCAGAGTTTCGAAACTCTTTCCCTCTGGTAAAGAGCAAATATTGAAATATCTTCAAGAAGGCGATACCTTTGGTGAAACCCTTGTTTTTCTCAAAGTACAATATCCTGCTTATATCATAGCTGATACAACTGCAAAAATATTGGAGATCCCTGAAAAGGTTATATTCAAACTTTTTGATAACAAAACTTTCCTTGTTTCTTATCTGGAGAGCGTTTCAAAGAAGATGTTAAACCTATCGAATATCATAGAGATGCTTTCTTTGAAGAGCATTAAGCAGCGAGTTGCAAAATATCTTATAGATCTATATTATTCTCAAGGTTCTTCTGTTATAAATCTCAAGAAAACAAAAAAACAAATAGCACAGGACATTGGGAGCGTCAGGGAGGTAGTGTCCAGGGCATTCGGTGATCTCGAAAAAGCTGGAATGATAAAACTACTTGATAAAAATCGTGTCAAGATAACAGATCTCAAAAAACTCGAAGAAATTATCCTGAAGTCGTAA
- a CDS encoding permease — translation MTTVILAIVAGAFLFWSLLKSVEKTKKSLKIARNLLAKTFLQIIGVMALIGLVLAAVPPELIKKLLGGSNEVLSTLYGAIIGTVTIIPGFIAFPLSKSLYESGAHLIAIAAFITTLTMVGFATIPIEVRHFGKKFTFYRNALSFVFAIGIALGMGVLL, via the coding sequence ATGACAACAGTAATTCTAGCAATAGTTGCAGGGGCTTTTTTGTTTTGGTCGCTTTTGAAGAGTGTGGAAAAAACAAAAAAAAGCTTGAAGATTGCCCGAAACTTACTCGCAAAAACTTTCCTTCAGATAATAGGAGTCATGGCACTCATAGGGCTCGTCCTTGCGGCAGTACCACCGGAGCTTATCAAAAAATTGTTGGGGGGGTCAAATGAGGTTTTAAGTACTCTCTATGGGGCAATAATCGGTACAGTGACGATTATTCCGGGCTTTATAGCTTTTCCGCTTTCCAAGTCTTTATATGAAAGTGGCGCGCACTTGATTGCAATAGCCGCTTTCATAACAACACTTACCATGGTAGGGTTCGCTACGATTCCCATAGAAGTACGTCATTTTGGTAAGAAATTTACCTTTTATAGAAACGCTTTGAGTTTTGTTTTCGCTATTGGTATAGCGTTGGGTATGGGGGTGTTGCTATGA
- a CDS encoding permease produces MKNFIKENKLLVITAVLYLVVFFFNPGLFNNAVKMTGKFLLEMIEVMPPILLLSALITVWVPSEVITKNFGKESGIKGKLISVFIGSVSAGPIYAAFPMALTLFYKGASVSNIVIIISAWAVVKVPMFMIESSFLGLKFAAIRYLLTVPAIVALGYLMDKLVKREDILKEQSQIEKETNLTEKHILRKLPRFDCGGCGYKDCASFAKAVYAGEATISECVIKSKNRESETGVQEPLLETGD; encoded by the coding sequence ATGAAGAACTTTATAAAAGAAAATAAACTGCTGGTTATTACCGCTGTCCTGTATTTGGTGGTTTTCTTTTTTAATCCAGGATTATTCAACAATGCGGTTAAAATGACTGGTAAATTCCTTCTTGAAATGATCGAGGTAATGCCTCCAATTCTTTTGTTATCGGCTCTTATAACGGTTTGGGTACCTTCAGAGGTTATTACAAAGAACTTTGGTAAAGAATCGGGGATCAAAGGAAAACTCATATCTGTTTTTATAGGATCTGTGTCTGCCGGTCCGATATATGCAGCTTTTCCAATGGCGCTAACACTTTTTTACAAAGGTGCTAGCGTATCGAATATAGTTATCATAATAAGCGCATGGGCTGTGGTAAAAGTCCCTATGTTTATGATCGAATCGAGCTTTCTTGGACTTAAATTTGCCGCGATAAGGTATCTCCTGACAGTGCCGGCGATTGTAGCTCTTGGGTACCTGATGGACAAACTGGTTAAAAGAGAAGATATCCTAAAAGAACAAAGTCAAATTGAGAAAGAGACAAACCTTACTGAAAAGCACATCTTGCGGAAGCTTCCCCGCTTTGACTGTGGTGGTTGTGGCTATAAAGATTGTGCCTCATTTGCGAAAGCTGTGTACGCAGGCGAAGCAACCATAAGTGAGTGTGTTATTAAAAGCAAAAATCGAGAATCAGAAACCGGAGTTCAAGAACCGTTATTAGAGACTGGAGATTAA
- a CDS encoding CehA/McbA family metallohydrolase, giving the protein MKKTVFLLVVALLISVIALAQFENFNLYFGNLHSHTSYSDGKGTPEIAYNYARNAGHLDFHAVTDHAHYFEQELMDGRDKFDAMKEAARNASDENFLAIAGFEWTATGWGHINIFETPDWTDRNESPNLDVLYKWIVERKALAQFNHPISTFGIFDDFKYDPRADEYINLVEVGNGNWSLGDTISPEMFNAVRLAFAKGWHLGTAVGQDNHKPNWGTANDSRTAVYSPSLKWEDFYESLMARRTYGTEDKDVVVEFSGNGYPLGSIIYDAKEVELKIKVKESDDDIISKVVLYNKTGIYRVFDVNSNSFEHVEKISPDTGYDYYFLYVLEADGEEVVSTPIWVQSSSKTYLLNPALYPSNVKPGEIVKAKFQLVNANETEKSLHVAIKASTGNILSEETYTLNGMTSREFVIEFAPESVEDSPIGFYVNDELYYKVDLTIRSGESMNIVIDKTHDNHGMKNREILKATLDAAGNKVTEAERILKPTNFTNTDVFILPLPGTEGYFETVKILMPPHAKMIENFVKSGGTLIVLGNGVELSDKILGSYNSLLKLLGLPVQFGDVNSSEVEEISGIYFDGYREIEGAGTYYEKAVGKGKVILFAGDPFTDAVIEKNGELLKELFGVEDIIAPEVTTLPVVLIDVAHGNDYSREKLNDFSAAIDSWGYLSKFSYGKLTEDVLKEVSLLIIMDGTGFTDEEYRAVKKFFENGGRLILTGKSDFRNGSHPQAMNKFLELIGSSIRINDDQIIDRTDNYGAYYKVEIKTFPDSPLELTEIRKLDVYSGCSLIVKGKDVLIFATGDDDTESVDQDGRGDAVRVDRVIFAAGEVIGNSKVAVLGKAVFSDYDFKHPKNDNYKFTKALIDWLMK; this is encoded by the coding sequence ATGAAGAAAACAGTATTTTTGCTAGTGGTTGCACTTTTGATTTCAGTAATTGCACTAGCACAATTTGAGAATTTCAATCTTTATTTTGGGAACCTGCACTCTCATACGAGCTACTCAGATGGGAAGGGGACTCCAGAGATAGCTTACAATTATGCGAGAAATGCCGGCCATCTTGACTTTCATGCAGTTACCGATCACGCACACTATTTTGAGCAAGAGTTGATGGACGGCAGAGACAAGTTCGATGCCATGAAAGAAGCAGCCAGAAATGCTTCCGATGAAAACTTTCTTGCAATAGCTGGTTTTGAATGGACTGCCACTGGTTGGGGACACATAAATATCTTTGAGACTCCAGATTGGACAGACAGAAACGAATCTCCGAACCTCGATGTGCTTTACAAATGGATCGTTGAACGAAAAGCTCTCGCTCAGTTCAACCACCCAATCTCAACATTCGGCATTTTTGATGATTTCAAATACGATCCCAGAGCAGACGAGTACATAAATCTCGTGGAAGTTGGAAATGGAAACTGGTCTCTGGGGGATACCATTTCCCCTGAAATGTTTAATGCGGTTAGATTGGCTTTTGCCAAAGGATGGCATCTGGGTACTGCCGTAGGACAGGATAATCACAAACCCAACTGGGGAACTGCTAACGACTCCAGAACAGCAGTTTATTCTCCAAGCTTAAAATGGGAAGATTTTTATGAGAGTCTCATGGCTAGAAGAACTTACGGAACAGAAGACAAGGACGTAGTCGTAGAATTCTCAGGTAACGGTTATCCGCTTGGCTCCATAATATATGACGCTAAAGAAGTGGAGTTAAAGATTAAAGTCAAAGAAAGCGATGATGACATTATTTCCAAGGTTGTGCTTTACAACAAAACCGGCATATATCGCGTCTTTGATGTGAATTCAAACAGTTTCGAACATGTTGAAAAGATTTCCCCGGATACCGGTTATGATTATTACTTCCTCTATGTTCTCGAAGCGGATGGAGAAGAAGTAGTGAGTACACCTATCTGGGTTCAGAGCTCTTCAAAAACATATCTGTTGAATCCAGCACTTTATCCATCTAACGTAAAACCAGGCGAAATAGTTAAAGCGAAGTTCCAGCTTGTAAACGCCAATGAAACGGAAAAGAGCTTGCACGTGGCAATCAAAGCTTCAACGGGGAACATTCTTTCTGAAGAAACTTATACTCTTAATGGCATGACTTCCCGGGAATTTGTGATCGAATTTGCACCTGAATCCGTCGAAGACAGTCCTATTGGATTCTATGTAAACGATGAGCTTTACTATAAAGTGGATCTCACCATAAGATCTGGAGAGTCCATGAACATCGTTATAGACAAAACACACGACAACCATGGAATGAAGAATAGAGAAATACTTAAGGCCACTCTCGATGCTGCAGGTAATAAAGTAACTGAAGCTGAAAGGATTCTTAAACCTACCAACTTTACGAACACAGATGTTTTTATTCTCCCTCTTCCGGGAACAGAAGGTTACTTTGAAACTGTTAAGATTCTCATGCCTCCACACGCTAAGATGATAGAGAACTTTGTTAAATCAGGAGGTACGCTTATTGTTCTCGGAAACGGTGTGGAATTGAGTGATAAAATTCTGGGTTCTTACAACAGCCTTTTAAAACTCCTGGGCCTTCCCGTACAATTTGGTGATGTTAATTCCTCTGAAGTTGAAGAGATATCTGGTATTTACTTCGATGGATACAGAGAGATTGAAGGAGCAGGAACCTATTACGAAAAGGCTGTTGGAAAAGGTAAAGTTATCCTCTTTGCTGGAGACCCATTCACAGATGCTGTCATAGAAAAGAACGGAGAATTACTTAAGGAACTCTTTGGCGTTGAAGATATCATTGCTCCTGAGGTTACAACCCTTCCGGTGGTTCTAATTGATGTTGCCCACGGGAACGACTATTCCAGAGAGAAACTCAACGATTTTTCCGCGGCAATTGACAGTTGGGGCTATTTGAGCAAGTTCTCCTACGGGAAACTCACCGAAGATGTCTTGAAAGAGGTTTCGTTGCTTATTATCATGGATGGAACGGGATTTACCGATGAAGAATATAGAGCGGTGAAAAAATTCTTCGAAAATGGCGGAAGACTCATTTTAACTGGAAAATCTGATTTCAGAAACGGAAGCCATCCGCAGGCCATGAACAAATTCCTTGAGCTTATAGGTTCGTCCATAAGGATAAATGACGATCAGATAATCGACAGAACGGATAACTATGGCGCTTATTATAAAGTAGAAATAAAAACCTTCCCGGATAGTCCTTTGGAACTGACGGAAATCAGAAAGCTGGATGTTTACAGCGGTTGTTCGTTGATTGTTAAAGGAAAAGATGTCCTGATATTCGCAACCGGTGATGACGATACCGAAAGTGTCGATCAGGATGGTAGAGGAGATGCGGTGAGAGTAGACAGGGTTATATTTGCTGCCGGAGAGGTTATCGGCAATTCAAAAGTAGCCGTTCTCGGAAAAGCGGTGTTCAGCGATTATGATTTCAAACACCCGAAAAACGATAACTACAAATTTACGAAGGCGTTAATCGATTGGCTGATGAAATAA
- a CDS encoding ABC transporter ATP-binding protein — MNYALNAENVRKYFKKNKKIVHALKGIDLKIREGEVYGLLGPNGSGKSTFIRIASTLLIPDSGRIEIFGYDVVKEASKVQKLINRVSVEASFFRKLSALENLLFAAGIHGMSKKEALMKINDIVERVGLDKKRLNDPLENFSRGMQQKVAIARAFMTEPRMMLLDEPTTGLDPRAKREVQRLIEDMKHKMKATILLTTHDMEEAEKLCDYVAIIHRGRIIVKGRPEELKAKISDKVHNPTFEDVFMEFTGVRFDEAEYEEVETL; from the coding sequence ATGAACTACGCTCTTAATGCGGAAAATGTTAGAAAGTACTTCAAGAAAAATAAAAAAATTGTGCATGCGTTAAAGGGAATAGATTTGAAAATAAGAGAAGGAGAAGTCTATGGTCTTTTAGGACCGAATGGCTCTGGAAAATCGACTTTTATCAGGATAGCGTCTACACTTTTAATTCCCGATTCCGGACGCATAGAGATATTTGGGTATGATGTTGTGAAAGAAGCTTCAAAAGTCCAGAAGCTAATAAACAGGGTCTCAGTTGAAGCAAGTTTTTTCAGAAAGCTCTCCGCACTCGAGAACTTGCTCTTTGCGGCTGGAATTCACGGTATGTCTAAAAAAGAAGCTTTGATGAAAATAAACGATATTGTGGAGAGAGTCGGGCTCGACAAAAAGAGATTAAACGATCCTCTGGAAAACTTTTCCAGAGGTATGCAGCAGAAAGTCGCAATAGCGAGAGCTTTCATGACCGAACCCAGAATGATGCTGCTTGATGAACCCACCACCGGACTTGATCCCAGAGCTAAACGTGAGGTTCAGAGGCTGATAGAAGACATGAAGCACAAAATGAAAGCAACAATACTTTTGACCACCCATGATATGGAAGAAGCCGAAAAACTCTGTGATTATGTAGCGATAATCCACAGAGGGAGAATAATCGTCAAAGGTCGTCCGGAAGAACTCAAGGCGAAAATTTCCGACAAAGTTCATAATCCAACTTTTGAAGATGTCTTCATGGAATTCACTGGTGTAAGATTCGACGAAGCGGAATATGAGGAGGTTGAAACCCTATGA
- a CDS encoding ABC transporter permease — protein MSVQAIVQEMRASWAFIVRNFNLSKRYWKWELVFLVYTIANSVTMGFIGKGVESFSDGSFDTNYLILYMLLGSILWGYLSVLFAIVAETVAWERWEETIEYTFMAPVKRATHLLSVCGYAILYGILRAGLILLVVSIFFDLNLANANLLSAAGILAVASFSFIGLGMVAAVLPLISPEKGVQVVHIFQALLLMFSGVYYEITVLPDWMQKVAKLSPATYALAGMRSAILHGKSFSELWSQVWPLIFLGAVLLPFGIYFFSVMEFWAKKKGVLKRSG, from the coding sequence ATGAGCGTTCAAGCAATAGTTCAAGAAATGAGGGCATCATGGGCTTTTATTGTTAGAAATTTCAATCTGTCAAAACGTTACTGGAAATGGGAACTGGTGTTTCTCGTTTATACAATTGCAAATTCGGTGACCATGGGGTTCATCGGAAAAGGTGTCGAGTCCTTCTCTGATGGCTCTTTCGATACCAACTATCTGATACTCTATATGTTGCTCGGATCGATTCTCTGGGGTTATCTTTCAGTTCTTTTCGCAATAGTTGCCGAAACAGTTGCCTGGGAACGCTGGGAAGAAACGATAGAATACACCTTCATGGCTCCGGTAAAAAGAGCAACGCACCTTTTAAGCGTTTGTGGATACGCGATACTTTACGGAATATTGAGGGCTGGTTTAATACTGCTCGTGGTTTCAATCTTTTTCGATCTCAACCTGGCTAATGCGAACCTGTTGTCCGCAGCGGGAATCCTAGCTGTAGCTAGTTTCTCTTTCATAGGTCTTGGGATGGTTGCGGCAGTACTTCCGCTAATATCCCCTGAAAAGGGCGTACAGGTTGTGCATATATTTCAGGCATTACTACTGATGTTCTCAGGGGTTTACTATGAAATAACCGTTCTCCCTGACTGGATGCAGAAAGTGGCGAAACTATCACCGGCAACTTATGCGTTAGCCGGTATGAGAAGTGCCATATTGCATGGTAAGAGTTTCTCTGAGTTATGGAGTCAGGTGTGGCCGTTGATATTTCTAGGGGCGGTTTTGCTCCCCTTTGGGATCTATTTCTTCAGCGTGATGGAGTTCTGGGCGAAGAAGAAAGGCGTACTAAAAAGGAGCGGGTGA
- the abc-f gene encoding ribosomal protection-like ABC-F family protein, giving the protein MILSLSKVGHDYGEGFLFQNFSASVAKRDKIVLIGPNGSGKSTLLKIIKGQLQPTEGEVFLASGTRIGFQKQQRIEHPDMALFDYYMLEKENLDEETEEYYSYERRVRSILSGLGFKEDAWNRNLGSFSGGELTRIALGKLFLVDYDLLLLDEPTNHLDLDSVEWLLSFLKSYRGAIILVSHDRYLIRNVGNRFWEINGGKVWDFSGNFDKYIVERERILKTGIRRRENLEREIKRLEAVAKRYRSWGKEKLIKQAISKEKQAERLRQELEEIQLPEETVREPEIRIPEPSRTGLVVLEVKDLSFSYDEKKIFDKASLTVNRGNKIALLGPNGSGKSTFLKIITKRIRNFSGTVSWGYNVKWGYLSQMTEDLDPEKEVIEECWQLVSDWPDYQIRRYLGRFNFVGEDVFKKVGQLSGGERTKLALAKLILERPNVLIMDEPTNNLDIWSIQSLEKVLKEYKGALLLVSHDREFTNNVCQSFYSIKNFKIRPVSSIEEYLSWGKISLPENNKVQRSNMDYTEKKRIKNKLKSLLRDIEDLNSKEEELEKQIDELNDEIKIYSTDFNKLQQLHEELSKKEEDLLELLQKREDLEEKIRELKELVES; this is encoded by the coding sequence ATGATACTATCTCTCAGCAAAGTCGGACACGATTATGGTGAAGGATTCCTTTTTCAAAATTTTTCCGCTTCCGTTGCCAAAAGAGACAAGATTGTCTTGATTGGTCCGAATGGAAGCGGAAAGTCAACGCTCTTAAAGATTATAAAAGGGCAATTACAACCAACAGAGGGAGAGGTCTTCCTCGCTTCTGGAACCAGAATAGGCTTTCAGAAGCAACAGCGGATTGAACATCCGGATATGGCTCTTTTCGATTACTACATGCTGGAAAAGGAAAACCTTGACGAAGAGACGGAAGAGTATTACAGCTACGAAAGAAGGGTAAGAAGCATTCTCAGCGGTCTTGGCTTTAAAGAAGACGCCTGGAACAGAAACCTCGGGAGTTTCAGTGGTGGAGAGTTAACAAGGATAGCGTTAGGAAAACTCTTTCTGGTAGATTACGATCTTTTGCTGCTCGATGAGCCCACAAACCATCTGGACCTCGACTCCGTTGAATGGCTCCTTTCTTTCCTGAAAAGTTACCGTGGAGCTATCATTCTTGTCTCGCATGATAGATACCTGATTCGAAATGTAGGAAACCGTTTCTGGGAGATAAACGGTGGAAAAGTATGGGATTTTAGCGGCAACTTCGATAAATATATAGTCGAAAGGGAAAGAATCTTAAAAACAGGCATCAGACGCCGCGAGAATTTAGAACGCGAAATAAAGCGTCTTGAAGCTGTTGCGAAACGTTACAGGTCTTGGGGAAAGGAGAAACTGATCAAACAGGCCATCAGCAAAGAAAAACAGGCTGAAAGGCTCCGACAGGAATTGGAAGAAATCCAGCTTCCAGAAGAAACGGTAAGAGAACCGGAGATAAGAATTCCCGAACCGAGCAGAACGGGTCTGGTTGTTCTGGAAGTTAAAGACCTTTCCTTCTCTTATGATGAAAAAAAGATCTTTGACAAAGCCTCTTTAACGGTTAACAGGGGCAACAAGATAGCCCTGCTTGGCCCAAATGGAAGCGGTAAGAGCACCTTTTTGAAGATAATAACGAAAAGGATTCGAAATTTTTCCGGAACCGTTTCATGGGGCTACAACGTTAAATGGGGCTATCTTTCCCAGATGACCGAAGATCTAGATCCGGAGAAAGAGGTTATTGAAGAATGCTGGCAATTAGTGTCGGATTGGCCAGACTACCAGATCAGAAGGTATCTCGGAAGGTTTAATTTTGTTGGGGAAGATGTTTTCAAGAAAGTTGGTCAGCTCAGTGGTGGTGAGAGAACAAAACTCGCTCTCGCCAAGCTGATACTCGAAAGACCAAATGTTCTAATAATGGATGAACCGACGAATAACCTAGATATCTGGTCCATCCAGAGTCTGGAAAAAGTGCTGAAAGAATACAAAGGAGCTTTGCTTCTTGTATCACACGATAGGGAATTCACAAATAACGTGTGTCAAAGTTTCTACTCTATAAAGAACTTTAAGATCCGTCCAGTTTCATCGATCGAGGAATACCTTTCCTGGGGAAAAATCTCTTTGCCTGAAAACAATAAAGTCCAGAGATCCAACATGGACTATACAGAGAAAAAGCGTATAAAAAATAAGCTAAAATCCCTTCTCAGGGATATTGAAGATCTGAACAGCAAAGAAGAGGAGCTTGAAAAGCAAATAGATGAACTCAACGACGAAATAAAAATATATAGCACAGATTTTAACAAACTCCAGCAACTTCACGAAGAGCTTTCTAAAAAAGAAGAAGATCTTCTCGAACTATTGCAAAAGCGAGAAGATCTGGAAGAAAAAATTAGAGAACTAAAAGAATTGGTTGAAAGTTAA
- a CDS encoding type II secretion system protein: MRKRGFSLVELLIVLAVIAALIATITPVALNAIKKAQATKVAQNLKTLASSFENKAYVDGVAPSSISDLGRDIDTTKYGVAYTESAGDYTVVVFTTEDVDFNTVQGILKDAVSSDPGTSGYTFLSGGLSSTAGGTVFYEFSFVVY; this comes from the coding sequence ATGAGAAAAAGAGGATTTTCACTCGTTGAACTTTTGATCGTTTTGGCGGTTATCGCTGCGTTAATCGCTACAATCACACCGGTTGCTTTGAACGCTATCAAGAAGGCGCAGGCTACAAAGGTTGCACAGAACCTGAAAACACTTGCTAGCTCCTTTGAGAACAAGGCATATGTTGATGGCGTAGCTCCATCATCCATCAGCGATCTTGGAAGAGACATCGACACAACCAAGTACGGTGTTGCTTATACAGAGTCCGCCGGAGATTACACAGTCGTAGTATTCACAACAGAAGATGTCGACTTCAACACTGTTCAGGGAATCCTGAAGGATGCGGTATCTTCCGATCCAGGTACCAGTGGTTACACTTTCCTGAGTGGTGGTCTTAGCAGCACAGCTGGCGGAACAGTATTCTACGAATTCAGCTTTGTAGTCTATTGA